The Henckelia pumila isolate YLH828 chromosome 2, ASM3356847v2, whole genome shotgun sequence genome includes a window with the following:
- the LOC140885207 gene encoding WUSCHEL-related homeobox 1-like: MWMMGYNDGGDFTTLQESFGGRKLRTLMPRPAAAPSTTTTATANSPCLNLLHGADFLSLNHHLAAISSSEQNKRDLSSTLQQQVVVSSRWNPTPEQLGTLEELYRRGTRTPSAEQIQHITAQLRRYGKIEGKNVFYWFQNHKARERQKRRRGQLESPAAKQPQYMTNMEENAQKINKEYQGEETKNWASPTKSSTNTEKNSRQGSAKVTETECKTDGWLQFDSDDTESQQRRTLLQRNATWHVMHLSSSSPTPPHNAAAVATAAAGEARTLELFPLGGDKKDKEDHELSGAANIVTSNATPFPFFEFLPLKN; the protein is encoded by the exons ATGTGGATGATGGGATATAACGATGGGGGAGACTTCACCACCCTTCAAGAATCATTCGGCGGCCGGAAACTCCGAACCCTTATGCCGAGACCCGCCGCCGCTCCTTCCACCACCACCACCGCCACCGCTAACTCTCCATGCTTAAACCTCCTACACGGCGCTGACTTTCTTTCCTTGAATCATCATCTCG CAGCGATTTCTTCGTCGGAGCAAAATAAGAGAGATTTAAGCAGCACACTGCAACAACAAGTAGTGGTGAGTTCAAGATGGAATCCAACTCCGGAGCAACTCGGGACCTTGGAAGAACTATACAGAAGAGGCACTCGAACCCCTTCCGCCGAgcaaatccaacacatcaccGCGCAGCTCCGCCGATACGGCAAGATCGAGGGGAAGAACGTCTTCTATTGGTTTCAGAATCACAAGGCTAGAGAGAGGCAGAAACGCCGCCGCGGCCAGCTCGAATCTCCCGCCGCTAAACAACCCCAGTACATGACCAACATGGAAGAAAATGCCCAGAAGATCAATAAAGAATAccaag GTGAAGAGACCAAAAACTGGGCATCTCCCACAAAATCTAGTACAAATACAGAG AAAAATTCAAGACAAGGGTCAGCAAAGGTGACAGAGACAGAATGTAAAACAGATGGATGGTTACAGTTCGATAGTGATGACACAGAATCACAGCAGAGGAGGACCCTTCTCCAGAGGAATGCCACGTGGCATGTTATGCATTTGTCTTCTTCATCTCCCACGCCACCTCATAATGCCGCCGCCGTCGCAACGGCCGCCGCCGGGGAGGCACGGACCCTTGAGTTGTTCCCTCTTGGAGGTGATAAGAAGGATAAAGAAGATCATGAGTTATCTGGTGCAGCCAATATTGTTACTAGTAATGCTACGCCTTTCccattttttgaatttcttcctttaaagaattga